A single Nocardioides bizhenqiangii DNA region contains:
- a CDS encoding SDR family oxidoreductase, translating to MALTIDLTDRVALVTGGAKGIGRGITEVLLEAGATVVTCGRSEAAPPAGADHRVCDVREPEAVADLVAGVVADHGRLDVVVNNAGGAPYALAAEASPRFHEKLVDLNLMSALHVSQAANRVMQQQERGGAIVNISSVSANRPSPGTAAYGAAKAGLDALTGSLAMEWGPRVRVNAVDVGLVRTPDTADHYGGDATVAEIERTIPLGRMADLAEIGRVVAFLASDLASYVSGASVACHGGGEQPVFLYVAQNHHVGPEQGESK from the coding sequence ATGGCACTCACGATCGACCTGACCGACCGGGTCGCCCTGGTCACCGGCGGGGCGAAGGGCATCGGTCGTGGCATCACCGAGGTCCTCCTCGAGGCCGGTGCCACCGTGGTGACCTGCGGTCGCTCGGAGGCCGCGCCCCCCGCGGGTGCCGACCACCGGGTCTGCGACGTCCGCGAGCCGGAGGCGGTGGCCGACCTCGTCGCCGGCGTCGTCGCCGACCACGGCCGCCTGGACGTCGTGGTGAACAACGCCGGCGGCGCGCCGTACGCGCTCGCGGCCGAGGCGTCCCCGCGCTTCCACGAGAAGCTCGTCGACCTCAACCTGATGTCGGCACTGCACGTGAGCCAGGCGGCCAACCGGGTGATGCAACAGCAGGAGCGCGGCGGCGCCATCGTCAACATCTCGTCGGTGTCCGCGAACCGACCGTCGCCCGGCACGGCTGCGTACGGCGCCGCCAAGGCGGGTCTCGACGCGTTGACCGGGTCGCTTGCCATGGAGTGGGGACCGAGGGTGCGCGTCAACGCCGTCGACGTCGGGCTGGTGCGCACTCCTGACACCGCCGACCACTACGGCGGCGACGCCACCGTGGCCGAGATCGAGCGCACCATCCCGCTGGGCCGGATGGCCGACCTCGCCGAGATCGGGCGGGTGGTCGCGTTCCTGGCCAGCGACCTCGCGTCGTACGTCTCCGGTGCCAGCGTCGCCTGCCACGGCGGCGGCGAGCAGCCGGTCTTCCTCTACGTCGCACAGAACCACCACGTCGGACCGGAACAGGGAGAGAGCAAGTGA
- a CDS encoding steroid 3-ketoacyl-CoA thiolase, with protein MGNPVIIDAVRTPLGKRKGWLAGLHPGQMLGFVQEEVLRRAGVDPELVEQVVGGCVTQAGEQSNDMVRRAWLNQGLPQHTGGTVIDAQCGSGQQAAHLVHDMVAAGSIDVGVACGVEAMTRIPLGGNVPPGLGDPRPDDWAIDMPNQFEGADRIAKNRGITRADLEAFGLASQQKARVAVDEGRFKREIAAIEAPVLDEEGKPTGETHLVDTDQGLRETTLEGLAGLKSVLPDGLHTAGTSSQISDGAAALVVMDEDRAHALGIKPRARIKFHCLVGSDPYYHLDGPVDATNRVLAKTGMAISDFDLFEVNEAFASVVLSWAGVHGVDMDKVNVNGGAIALGHPVGATGVRLITTALHELERRDQSTALISMCAGGAMATGTVLERI; from the coding sequence ATGGGCAACCCCGTGATCATCGATGCCGTCCGCACCCCCCTCGGCAAGCGCAAGGGCTGGCTGGCCGGCCTGCACCCGGGCCAGATGCTCGGGTTCGTGCAGGAGGAGGTGCTGCGGCGCGCCGGTGTCGACCCGGAGCTGGTCGAGCAGGTGGTCGGGGGCTGCGTCACCCAGGCCGGTGAGCAGTCCAACGACATGGTGCGCCGCGCCTGGCTCAACCAGGGGCTCCCCCAGCACACCGGCGGCACCGTCATCGACGCCCAGTGCGGGTCGGGCCAGCAGGCTGCGCACCTCGTGCACGACATGGTGGCGGCCGGGAGCATCGACGTCGGCGTCGCGTGCGGCGTCGAAGCGATGACCCGGATCCCGCTCGGCGGCAACGTGCCCCCGGGCCTCGGCGACCCGCGCCCCGACGACTGGGCGATCGACATGCCGAACCAGTTCGAGGGCGCCGACCGGATCGCCAAGAACCGCGGCATCACCCGTGCCGACCTCGAGGCGTTCGGCCTCGCGTCGCAGCAGAAGGCGCGGGTCGCGGTCGACGAGGGCCGGTTCAAGCGCGAGATCGCCGCCATCGAGGCACCGGTCCTCGACGAGGAGGGCAAGCCGACCGGCGAGACCCACCTCGTCGACACCGACCAGGGGCTCCGCGAGACCACGCTCGAGGGTCTCGCCGGCCTCAAGTCCGTGCTGCCCGACGGCCTCCACACCGCGGGCACGTCGTCACAGATCTCGGACGGCGCAGCGGCGCTCGTCGTCATGGACGAGGACCGCGCCCACGCCCTCGGCATCAAGCCTCGGGCCAGGATCAAGTTCCACTGCCTGGTCGGATCCGACCCCTACTACCACCTCGACGGCCCGGTCGACGCCACCAACCGCGTGCTCGCGAAGACCGGCATGGCCATCAGCGACTTCGACCTGTTCGAGGTCAACGAGGCCTTCGCGTCCGTCGTCCTGTCCTGGGCCGGCGTCCACGGCGTCGACATGGACAAGGTCAACGTCAACGGCGGCGCGATCGCGCTCGGCCACCCGGTGGGCGCCACCGGCGTCCGGCTGATCACCACCGCGCTCCACGAGCTCGAGCGCCGCGACCAGTCGACCGCGCTGATCTCGATGTGCGCCGGCGGCGCGATGGCCACGGGCACGGTGCTCGAGCGGATCTGA
- a CDS encoding type IV toxin-antitoxin system AbiEi family antitoxin domain-containing protein, whose translation MLEWLADAHGVLLRRDAVESGIDDNALRRAVLTGRIVRLRQGAYVLAPVWEAADRVGRHRLLVVAVRKQYGNDVALSHTSANIEQGGPSWGLDLRAVHLTNLYGVGERSSAKVVHHRGICRAGDITCLDGGWITAPARTAMDTACISSRDPAVVVLDYFQQSGLATREQLEQVLASMKATPGSLSLLPKLRLSDGKAESVGETRSRLLFRNEGLPAPIAQYEIRHPAGHVAGRVDFAWPERKVMAEFDGVQKYLRLRRKGESLEEAILREKAREDHLREITGWLMVRLVWADLDHPAVTANRILRAFAQAAA comes from the coding sequence ATGCTCGAGTGGTTGGCGGACGCACACGGCGTGTTGCTCCGCAGAGACGCCGTTGAAAGCGGCATCGATGACAACGCGCTGAGGCGTGCCGTCCTGACGGGGCGGATCGTGCGACTCAGGCAGGGCGCCTACGTCCTAGCACCGGTATGGGAGGCGGCAGACAGGGTCGGGCGACACCGGCTTCTGGTCGTGGCGGTCCGGAAGCAGTACGGCAACGACGTGGCGCTCAGCCACACCAGCGCCAACATTGAGCAGGGTGGCCCAAGTTGGGGCCTCGATCTCCGCGCCGTTCATCTGACCAATCTGTACGGCGTCGGCGAGCGCTCCAGCGCGAAGGTCGTGCACCATCGCGGCATCTGCAGGGCTGGCGACATCACCTGCCTTGACGGAGGTTGGATCACCGCGCCGGCTCGAACGGCGATGGACACAGCGTGTATATCGTCGCGCGACCCCGCTGTCGTCGTACTCGACTACTTCCAGCAGAGCGGGCTGGCGACCCGCGAACAGCTCGAGCAAGTCCTGGCATCGATGAAAGCGACGCCTGGTTCGCTGAGCTTGCTGCCGAAGCTCCGACTCTCAGACGGCAAGGCCGAGTCGGTTGGCGAGACGCGATCTCGGCTGCTCTTCCGGAACGAAGGCTTGCCTGCGCCGATTGCCCAGTACGAGATACGTCATCCCGCGGGTCACGTTGCCGGCCGCGTCGACTTTGCCTGGCCGGAGCGGAAGGTCATGGCCGAGTTCGACGGGGTGCAGAAGTACCTTCGCCTCCGACGCAAGGGCGAGTCGCTCGAAGAAGCGATCCTTCGCGAGAAGGCACGCGAGGATCATCTCCGCGAGATCACAGGCTGGCTGATGGTTCGTCTGGTGTGGGCAGATCTGGACCACCCCGCTGTCACGGCGAACCGCATCCTCCGCGCGTTCGCTCAGGCTGCCGCGTGA
- a CDS encoding enoyl-CoA hydratase family protein, which yields MMVTSELREDGIRVVTMDAPPVNALTVQGWFDLAAALDEAGRDLATKVVVLRAEGKGFNAGVDIKEMQHTTGFDALLGANRGCYAAFKAVYECAVPVVAAVNGFCVGGGVGLVGNADCIVASDDAYFGVPEVNQGALGAATHMARLVPQHMMRTLYFTARTIKAADLVQFGSVLEVVPRDQLDGAAMKVASEIAAKDGRVIRAAKAALNGIDPIDVNKSYRFEQGFTYELNLMGVSDELRDDFAGTEKSKENK from the coding sequence ATGATGGTCACCAGCGAGCTGCGCGAGGACGGGATCCGCGTCGTCACCATGGACGCTCCCCCGGTCAACGCGCTCACCGTGCAGGGCTGGTTCGACCTGGCGGCCGCGCTCGACGAGGCGGGCCGCGACCTGGCCACGAAGGTGGTCGTGCTCCGCGCCGAGGGCAAGGGCTTCAACGCCGGCGTCGACATCAAGGAGATGCAGCACACCACCGGGTTCGACGCGCTGCTAGGCGCCAATCGCGGGTGCTACGCGGCGTTCAAGGCGGTCTACGAGTGCGCGGTGCCCGTGGTCGCCGCGGTCAACGGGTTCTGCGTCGGCGGTGGCGTCGGGCTGGTCGGCAACGCCGACTGCATCGTCGCCAGCGACGACGCCTACTTCGGGGTGCCCGAGGTCAACCAGGGCGCGCTGGGTGCGGCGACCCACATGGCCCGGCTGGTCCCGCAGCACATGATGCGGACCCTCTACTTCACCGCACGCACGATCAAGGCCGCCGACCTGGTGCAGTTCGGCTCCGTGCTCGAGGTGGTGCCACGCGACCAGCTCGACGGCGCGGCCATGAAGGTGGCCTCCGAGATCGCCGCCAAGGACGGCCGGGTGATCCGCGCCGCGAAGGCAGCGCTCAACGGCATCGACCCGATCGACGTCAACAAGAGCTACCGGTTCGAGCAGGGCTTCACCTACGAGCTCAACCTGATGGGCGTCAGCGACGAGCTGCGTGACGACTTCGCGGGTACCGAGAAGAGCAAGGAGAACAAGTGA
- a CDS encoding CoA transferase subunit A, whose translation MSRKPRDKRMRIDEVVGTLESGMTVGIGGWGPRRKPMALVRALYRSDLTDLTVVSWGGADVGLLARAGKIRKLVYAFVSLDSIPLEPNFQRARQSKSIAEIVELDEGMFQTGLRAAAHRLPFLPMRAGLGSDVLVNNPWIKTVTSPYDDREELVAVPSLELDVAFVHLNRADEHGNASYLGPDPYFDDLFCMAAKRAYVSVEQVTDTAGLTVDSPVQRLLLSRMMVEGVVETPNGAHFTTCTPDYERDEKFQKAYAAAAGGSDDDWQAFHDRFLAGDEASYQAAVRAFHEEQA comes from the coding sequence GTGAGCCGCAAGCCGCGCGACAAGCGGATGAGGATCGACGAGGTGGTCGGCACCCTCGAGAGCGGGATGACGGTCGGCATCGGCGGCTGGGGGCCGCGGCGCAAGCCGATGGCCCTGGTCCGCGCGCTCTACCGTTCCGACCTCACCGACCTGACCGTGGTCAGCTGGGGCGGCGCCGACGTCGGACTCCTCGCCCGAGCCGGCAAGATCCGCAAGCTGGTCTACGCGTTCGTCTCCCTCGACTCGATCCCGCTGGAGCCGAACTTCCAGCGGGCCCGCCAGAGCAAGAGCATCGCGGAGATCGTCGAGCTCGACGAGGGCATGTTCCAGACCGGCCTCCGGGCCGCCGCCCACCGGTTGCCGTTCCTCCCGATGCGCGCCGGCCTCGGGTCCGACGTGCTCGTCAACAACCCGTGGATCAAGACGGTCACCAGCCCGTACGACGACCGCGAGGAGCTGGTCGCCGTACCGTCCCTCGAGCTCGACGTCGCGTTCGTCCACCTCAACCGCGCCGACGAGCACGGCAACGCGAGCTACCTGGGACCCGACCCCTACTTCGACGACCTCTTCTGCATGGCCGCGAAGCGGGCCTACGTCAGCGTCGAGCAAGTCACCGACACCGCGGGGCTGACGGTCGACTCCCCCGTGCAGCGGCTGCTGCTGAGCCGGATGATGGTCGAGGGTGTCGTCGAGACCCCCAACGGCGCCCACTTCACGACCTGTACCCCCGACTACGAGCGCGACGAGAAGTTCCAGAAGGCGTACGCCGCCGCGGCCGGCGGCTCTGACGACGACTGGCAGGCGTTCCACGACCGCTTCCTCGCAGGCGACGAGGCGTCCTACCAGGCCGCGGTCCGGGCGTTCCACGAGGAGCAAGCATGA
- a CDS encoding SDR family oxidoreductase: protein MSKLLEGRVAIVTGAGRGIGRAHALELARHGAKVVVNDYGVSLAGEDTGESPAHQVVAEIEAMGGAAVVNGADVADFEAAAAMVRQAIDTYGGLDVLVNNAGFVRDRMLVNTSEEEWDSVIRVHLKGHFAPLRHAGAYWRAEAKEGRQRVARVINTSSGAGLQGSIGQATYSAAKAGIAGLTLVAAAEMGRYGVTVNAIAPVAKTRMTEGAFDTSAMALPEDNSPIVAWLASEEASDVTGRVIEIDGGRLTIENGWAHGPSRDNGRRWDAPEVGSALRALIAEAPAPEPVYGSQ from the coding sequence GTGAGCAAGCTGTTGGAAGGTCGGGTCGCGATCGTGACCGGCGCCGGACGAGGGATCGGCCGCGCGCACGCGCTCGAGCTGGCCAGGCACGGCGCCAAGGTCGTCGTCAACGACTACGGCGTCTCGCTCGCCGGCGAGGACACCGGCGAGTCGCCGGCCCACCAGGTGGTCGCCGAGATCGAGGCGATGGGCGGTGCGGCGGTCGTCAACGGCGCCGACGTCGCGGACTTCGAGGCGGCCGCGGCGATGGTGCGGCAGGCGATCGACACCTACGGCGGGCTCGACGTCCTCGTCAACAACGCGGGCTTCGTGCGCGACCGGATGCTCGTCAACACCTCCGAGGAGGAGTGGGACTCGGTGATCCGGGTGCACCTCAAGGGACACTTCGCGCCGCTGCGCCATGCCGGCGCGTACTGGCGCGCCGAGGCCAAGGAGGGTCGCCAGCGCGTGGCCCGGGTGATCAACACGTCGTCGGGGGCGGGGCTGCAGGGCTCGATCGGCCAGGCGACCTACTCCGCTGCCAAGGCGGGGATCGCGGGGCTGACCCTGGTCGCCGCCGCGGAGATGGGCCGGTACGGCGTCACCGTCAACGCGATCGCACCGGTGGCGAAGACCCGGATGACCGAGGGCGCGTTCGACACCTCCGCGATGGCACTGCCCGAGGACAACTCGCCGATCGTGGCCTGGCTGGCGTCGGAGGAGGCCAGCGACGTCACCGGCCGCGTGATCGAGATCGACGGCGGCAGGCTGACGATCGAGAACGGCTGGGCCCACGGCCCGTCCCGGGACAACGGGCGGCGCTGGGACGCGCCGGAGGTCGGGTCGGCCCTGCGCGCCCTGATCGCCGAGGCCCCGGCCCCGGAGCCCGTCTACGGCTCCCAGTAG
- a CDS encoding cytochrome P450, giving the protein MTVADLIPAGFDPTNPDINAVALPHEQFKALRTTAPIHWVEQPPEARAGFLDTGYWACTRHHEVREVSKDNEHWSTNENGVIIRFAPDMTRDQVEVQRAMLIHNDPPVHTKMRGIVSRGFTPRAIASLKENLRDRAYQIVEEAAAKGSGDFVEDLAAELPLQAIADFLGVPQEDRRKLFEWSNQMMAYDDPDFDIDPAIASMEILAYFDQLATDRRDNPRDDIVSKLIHAGEEDGHGALTNDEFGFFVILLTVAGNETTRNALSHGMHAFFQNPDQWDLYKAERPDTMVDEVIRWATPITVFQRTAIKDTVLGDQEIKKGARVGLFYASANFDEEVFDDPFTFDIKRDPNPHVAFGGHGAHYCIGANLARMEINLIFNALADLVPDISQAGEPQRLRSGWLNGIKELQVNYK; this is encoded by the coding sequence GTGACCGTTGCCGACCTGATCCCTGCCGGGTTCGACCCCACGAACCCGGACATCAACGCGGTGGCGCTGCCGCACGAGCAGTTCAAGGCCTTGCGCACCACCGCGCCGATCCACTGGGTCGAGCAGCCACCGGAGGCCCGGGCCGGCTTCCTCGACACCGGCTACTGGGCGTGCACCCGCCACCACGAGGTGCGCGAGGTGTCCAAGGACAACGAGCACTGGTCGACGAACGAGAACGGCGTCATCATCCGGTTCGCGCCGGACATGACCCGCGACCAGGTCGAGGTCCAGCGCGCGATGCTGATCCACAACGACCCGCCGGTCCACACCAAGATGCGCGGCATCGTCTCCCGCGGCTTCACCCCGCGTGCGATCGCATCGCTGAAGGAGAACCTCCGCGACCGCGCCTACCAGATCGTCGAGGAGGCGGCTGCCAAGGGCTCCGGCGACTTCGTCGAGGACCTCGCCGCCGAGCTGCCGCTGCAGGCGATCGCCGACTTCCTCGGCGTTCCCCAGGAGGACCGCAGGAAGCTCTTCGAGTGGTCCAACCAGATGATGGCCTACGACGACCCGGACTTCGACATCGATCCCGCGATCGCCTCGATGGAGATCCTCGCGTACTTCGACCAGCTCGCGACCGACCGCCGCGACAACCCGCGCGACGACATCGTGAGCAAGCTGATCCACGCCGGGGAGGAGGACGGGCACGGCGCGCTCACCAACGACGAGTTCGGCTTCTTCGTCATCCTGCTGACCGTGGCGGGCAACGAGACGACCCGGAACGCGCTCAGTCACGGCATGCACGCGTTTTTCCAGAACCCCGACCAGTGGGACCTCTACAAGGCGGAACGGCCCGACACGATGGTGGACGAGGTGATCCGGTGGGCGACCCCGATCACCGTGTTCCAGCGCACCGCGATCAAGGACACCGTCCTCGGCGACCAGGAGATCAAGAAGGGCGCCCGCGTCGGCCTCTTCTACGCCTCGGCGAACTTCGACGAAGAGGTCTTCGACGACCCGTTCACGTTCGACATCAAGCGTGACCCGAACCCGCACGTCGCCTTCGGCGGGCACGGCGCGCACTACTGCATCGGCGCCAACCTCGCCCGGATGGAGATCAACCTGATCTTCAACGCCCTTGCCGACCTCGTCCCGGACATCAGCCAGGCCGGCGAACCGCAGCGACTGCGATCGGGCTGGCTGAACGGCATCAAGGAGCTCCAGGTCAACTACAAGTAG
- a CDS encoding cytochrome P450 — MTTDQQDFDFDFTDPDVNWSAVPHDRFRELRRTAPVSWVQQKPGSYDGFAPESGTGYWAVTGHADVAAVSKDGKRFSNAENGAIIRFPEGMEREMVEMQRVMILNQDPPEHTAMRHIVSRAFTPRSIAQLEQIMRDRAQRIVADAVERGSGDFVEEVAAELPLQAIADLLGVPQEDRKKLFHWSNQMLANEDPDFAEVDGQEAAAEVLMYAMAMAADRKAAPRDDIVTRLLEADKDGRGLTDDEFGYFVIILAVAGNETTRNAITHGMNAFFDNPDQWELWKRERPDTMIDEVVRWATPVTVFQRTALEDVEVGGVPVHKGQRVGIFYASANFDENVFDDPFRFDITRDPNPHVGFGGHGAHYCLGANLARQEIRLIFDALADHAPDIAKVSEPKRLRHGWINGIKELQVRYG, encoded by the coding sequence ATGACCACCGACCAGCAGGACTTCGACTTCGACTTCACCGACCCCGACGTCAACTGGTCGGCGGTCCCGCACGACCGGTTCCGCGAGCTCCGCCGTACGGCACCGGTCAGCTGGGTGCAGCAGAAGCCAGGCTCGTACGACGGGTTCGCGCCGGAGTCCGGCACCGGCTACTGGGCCGTGACCGGTCACGCCGACGTCGCCGCCGTCTCCAAGGACGGCAAGCGCTTCTCCAACGCCGAGAACGGCGCGATCATCCGCTTCCCCGAGGGGATGGAGCGCGAGATGGTCGAGATGCAGCGAGTGATGATCCTCAACCAGGACCCGCCCGAGCACACGGCCATGCGGCACATCGTGTCGCGTGCGTTCACGCCGCGATCGATCGCACAGCTCGAGCAGATCATGAGGGACCGGGCGCAGCGGATCGTCGCCGACGCGGTCGAGCGGGGCTCGGGCGACTTCGTCGAGGAGGTGGCCGCGGAGCTGCCGCTCCAGGCGATCGCCGACCTGCTCGGCGTACCGCAGGAGGACCGCAAGAAGCTCTTCCACTGGTCCAACCAGATGCTGGCCAATGAGGACCCCGACTTCGCCGAGGTAGACGGCCAGGAGGCCGCGGCCGAGGTGCTGATGTATGCGATGGCGATGGCGGCCGACCGCAAGGCCGCGCCGCGTGACGACATCGTGACCCGGCTGCTGGAGGCCGACAAGGACGGTCGAGGGCTCACCGACGACGAGTTCGGCTACTTCGTGATCATCCTCGCTGTGGCCGGCAACGAGACCACGCGGAACGCGATCACCCACGGCATGAACGCGTTCTTCGACAACCCCGACCAGTGGGAGCTGTGGAAGCGCGAGCGTCCCGACACGATGATCGACGAGGTCGTCCGGTGGGCGACGCCGGTCACGGTCTTCCAGCGCACCGCACTCGAGGACGTCGAGGTCGGGGGAGTGCCGGTTCATAAAGGACAGCGGGTCGGGATCTTCTACGCCTCGGCGAACTTCGACGAGAACGTCTTCGACGACCCGTTCCGCTTCGACATCACCCGCGACCCCAACCCGCACGTGGGGTTCGGCGGCCACGGTGCCCACTACTGCCTCGGCGCCAACCTCGCCCGCCAGGAGATCCGGCTGATCTTCGACGCACTCGCCGACCACGCGCCCGACATCGCCAAGGTCTCTGAACCCAAGCGGCTGCGGCACGGCTGGATCAACGGCATCAAGGAGCTGCAGGTCCGGTACGGCTGA
- a CDS encoding CoA-transferase subunit beta, giving the protein MSVSTPSTSSGTDATVTRADVCAAAIADAFKDDGEIFASPMGLLPMLGVRLAKLTSNPDLVISDGESLFLAGVPPLFAKGDVVEGWIPFRKVFDVVAYGKRHVMMGATQVDRDGNQNISAIGDFAQPKRQLLGSRGAPGNTVNNRTSYWVPRHSPRVFVEQVDVVSGVGPRRAKAAGAAAARYNDIHRIVSNLGVFDVGGPDDTVRLLSVHPGVSVDDVVTQTGFELVVPDDVPTSREPTTEELILIREMLDPKGLRFKEVPSD; this is encoded by the coding sequence ATGAGTGTCTCGACCCCTTCGACAAGCTCAGGGACCGACGCGACCGTGACGCGAGCCGACGTCTGCGCGGCCGCCATCGCCGACGCTTTCAAGGACGACGGCGAGATCTTCGCCAGCCCGATGGGGCTGTTGCCGATGCTCGGCGTGCGGCTCGCGAAGCTCACCTCCAACCCGGACCTGGTGATCAGCGACGGTGAGTCGTTGTTCCTTGCCGGGGTTCCGCCGCTGTTCGCCAAGGGCGACGTCGTCGAGGGTTGGATCCCCTTCCGCAAGGTGTTCGACGTCGTCGCCTACGGCAAGCGGCACGTGATGATGGGCGCCACCCAGGTCGACCGTGACGGCAACCAGAACATCTCCGCAATCGGCGACTTCGCCCAGCCCAAGCGGCAGTTGCTCGGGTCCCGGGGGGCGCCGGGCAACACCGTCAACAACCGGACGTCGTACTGGGTCCCCCGGCACTCGCCTCGCGTCTTCGTCGAGCAGGTCGACGTCGTCTCCGGGGTCGGCCCGCGGCGGGCCAAGGCCGCCGGAGCGGCGGCGGCGCGGTACAACGACATCCACCGGATCGTCAGCAACCTCGGGGTGTTCGACGTCGGCGGGCCGGATGACACGGTGCGGCTCCTCAGCGTGCACCCGGGGGTGAGCGTCGACGACGTCGTCACGCAGACCGGATTCGAGCTGGTGGTCCCTGACGACGTGCCGACCAGCAGGGAGCCGACGACGGAGGAGCTGATCCTGATCAGGGAGATGCTCGACCCGAAGGGACTGCGGTTCAAGGAAGTGCCCAGTGATTGA
- a CDS encoding DsrE family protein, which produces MSNKAVVSLTTGMEDPEKVTVAFLVAVAAAEQGRPTLMFLTKEAVRLAQPGVGVGVACDGCPSLPELMERYLAAGGSYLVCPLCFNARALDPENLVKGAEIGGTVPMWQWIGDEGATSFSY; this is translated from the coding sequence ATGTCGAACAAAGCAGTGGTCAGCCTCACCACCGGCATGGAGGACCCCGAGAAGGTCACCGTGGCCTTCCTGGTGGCCGTCGCCGCCGCCGAGCAGGGTCGGCCGACCCTGATGTTCCTCACCAAGGAGGCAGTGCGCCTCGCCCAGCCCGGCGTCGGCGTCGGCGTCGCGTGCGACGGCTGTCCGTCGCTTCCCGAGCTGATGGAGCGGTACCTCGCTGCGGGCGGGAGCTACCTGGTCTGCCCGCTGTGCTTCAACGCCAGGGCGCTGGACCCCGAGAACCTGGTCAAGGGCGCCGAGATCGGCGGCACCGTCCCGATGTGGCAGTGGATAGGGGACGAGGGCGCGACGAGCTTCAGCTACTGA
- a CDS encoding NAD(P)H-dependent flavin oxidoreductase, whose protein sequence is MIEQLIRTPFTDLVGVRHPVVQTGMGWVSGPRLVSATANAGGLGILASATMTYEELEKAIVEVKGRTDQPFGVNLRADAGDAPARCDLLIEHGVKVASFALAPKPELIARLKAHDIVVMPSIGAAKHAKKVAGWGADAVMVQGGEGGGHTGPVPTTLLLPTVLDAVAIPVVAAGGFFDGRGLAAALSYGAAGVGMGTRFLLTSDSAVPDAVKQLYLERGLTDTVVTAKVDGMPHRMLRTDLVDELEHSSAVRRMGPTLRRTLEFKHDTGMSWWELAKDGREMKKQQGRTLGQMALAANTPTMLKAGLVEGDTSAGVLASGQVVGVIDDLPSCEELIDRIVARAADELRRASSYVVADQ, encoded by the coding sequence GTGATTGAGCAGCTGATCCGAACGCCGTTCACCGACCTGGTCGGCGTCCGGCACCCGGTCGTGCAGACCGGCATGGGATGGGTCTCGGGTCCTCGCCTGGTGTCGGCGACCGCCAATGCGGGTGGCCTCGGCATCCTGGCGTCGGCGACGATGACGTACGAGGAGCTCGAGAAGGCGATCGTCGAGGTCAAGGGCCGCACCGACCAGCCGTTCGGCGTCAACCTCCGCGCCGATGCGGGCGACGCGCCCGCCCGCTGCGACCTGCTCATCGAGCACGGCGTGAAGGTCGCGTCGTTCGCGCTCGCGCCCAAGCCCGAGCTGATCGCACGCCTGAAGGCGCACGACATCGTCGTGATGCCGTCGATCGGCGCCGCCAAGCACGCCAAGAAGGTCGCGGGCTGGGGCGCCGATGCGGTGATGGTCCAGGGCGGCGAGGGCGGCGGCCACACGGGTCCGGTGCCCACCACCCTGCTGCTGCCGACCGTCCTCGACGCTGTCGCCATCCCGGTCGTCGCGGCCGGCGGGTTCTTCGACGGCCGCGGGCTGGCCGCCGCGCTCTCCTACGGCGCCGCGGGCGTCGGCATGGGCACCCGCTTCCTCCTCACCTCCGACTCCGCGGTCCCCGACGCGGTGAAGCAGCTCTACCTCGAGCGCGGGCTCACCGACACGGTCGTCACCGCGAAAGTCGACGGGATGCCCCACCGGATGCTCCGCACCGACCTCGTCGACGAGCTCGAGCACTCCAGTGCCGTCAGGCGGATGGGCCCGACGCTGCGCCGCACCCTGGAGTTCAAGCACGACACAGGGATGTCGTGGTGGGAGCTGGCCAAGGACGGCCGGGAGATGAAGAAGCAGCAGGGACGCACCCTCGGCCAGATGGCACTGGCCGCCAACACCCCCACCATGCTCAAGGCCGGGCTGGTCGAGGGCGACACCTCTGCCGGCGTGCTCGCCAGCGGTCAGGTGGTCGGCGTGATCGACGACCTGCCCTCGTGCGAGGAGCTCATCGACCGGATCGTGGCCCGGGCCGCGGACGAGCTGCGCCGCGCCTCGTCGTACGTGGTCGCGGATCAGTAG